In Citrus sinensis cultivar Valencia sweet orange chromosome 4, DVS_A1.0, whole genome shotgun sequence, one DNA window encodes the following:
- the LOC102624623 gene encoding uncharacterized protein LOC102624623 isoform X2: MSGGLTCPFQQDLRKLEQYLPLLENLVYHVDLLGGNHQIAWWTSELKIRWSSALGASSFFNLMGPKFYQIDNLHFELGMVLFLYGAILRERALEIVPSDLVQSATLFREAAGVFLYLSQEVFPSLQPTLPAERPPEATSYMSTVMSLICLAEAQAVSIKKAEEKGTTAGLLAKLHYGVAEMLGEAIDVLYSANGQCKDISSRFMEFIWSCKALHELRSQKYLAESLKDAGQVGIAIGILHDALINVKKKMPGEESHKSIFRKEVDVAADMLTKCERENEFVWQQKIASGDELPLPQGNKIMNAKPYRPKRWERELAFKI, translated from the exons ATGTCTGGAGGATTAACCTGCCCGTTTCAACAG GATCTTCGCAAGCTTGAACAGTATCTGCCACTACTAGAAAACTTGGTTTATCATGTTGATTTGCTTGGCGGCAATCACCAGATAGCTTGGTGGACTTCAGAACTCAAGATAAGGTGGAGCAGTGCCCTTGGTGCATCATCTTTCTTTAATCTTATGGGTCcgaaattttatcaaattgataatttacattttgagCTTGGTATGGTGCTTTTCCTCTATGGTGCAATTCTTCGGGAGAGAGCTCTAGAGATTGTCCCATCAG ATTTAGTGCAATCTGCCACTCTCTTCAGAGAAGCTGCTGGAGTTTTTCTTTATCTGTCTCAAGAAGTTTTCCCCTCTTTGCAGCCCACATTACCTGCAGAAAGACCTCCTGAAGCTACCTCGTATATGTCCACTGTAATGAGTCTGATTTGCCTGGCTGAGGCTCAG GCTGTTAGTATTAAGAAAGCTGAGGAAAAAGGAACTACTGCTGGCCTTTTGGCGAAGCTGCACTATGGTGTTGCAGAGATGCTTGGTGAAGCAATTGATGTTCTATATTCAGCAAACGGACAATGCAAAGATATTTCATCACGCTTTATG GAATTCATATGGTCTTGCAAAGCTCTTCATGAATTAAGAAGTCAGAAATATCTAGCAGAAAGTCTAAAGGATGCTGGTCAAGTTGGGATTGCTATTGGAATTTTACATGATGCACTGATCaatgtgaaaaagaaaatgccagGAGAGGAGTCtcataaatcaattttcaGAAAAGAAGTAGATGTTGCTGCCGATATGCTCACCAAGTGTGAACGTGAGAATGAATTTGTCTGGCAACAGAAGATTGCTAGTGGCGATGAGTTGCCATTACCACAAGGTAACAAAATCATGAATGCTAAGCCTTACCGTCCCAAAAGATGGGAAAGAGAACTTGCTTTCAAGATATAA
- the LOC102624904 gene encoding mediator of RNA polymerase II transcription subunit 25 isoform X2 translates to MSEKQLIVAVEGTAAMGPYWQSIVSDYLEKIIRCFCVNELAGQTSASNVELSLVTFNTHGSYCACLVQRSGWTKDVDIFLHWLSTIPFAGGGFNDAAIAEGLSEALMMFSVAPNGSQNQQNVDGQRHCILVAASNPHPLPTPVYRPQMQNLDQNENNEAQAESRLSDAETVAKSFVQCSVSLSVICPKQLPKLTAIYNAAKRNPRAADPPVDNSKNPHFLVLISENFMEARAALSRPGVANLAPNQNPVKMDIAPVTSVTGPAPTSIPSVNGINRPPISVGNVPTATVKVEPSTVTSMVNGPTFPHIPSVSRPASQGVPSLQTSSPSSTSQEMITSGDSVPEVKPLVSGMSQPLRPMAPAAANVNILNNLSQARQVMNNAALTGGTSIGLQSMGQTPMAMHMSNMISSGMASSVPTSQPVFSSAQSGITSIGGSGTLTGTSQVPQNSGLNSFTSAPSNLSGNSNPSISQPMGTLQGGASMGQSVGMSQGNHSGGQMVQNGISMNQNMMSGLGPSGVSSGTGTMIPTPGMSQQAQSGMQPLSVNNNTAVNMQLSQQTSSALHSSQSKYVKVWEGSLSGQRQGQPVFITKLEGYRSASASETLAANWPPTMQIVRLISQDHMNNKQYVGKADFLVFRAMNQHGFLGQLQEKKLCAVIQLPSQTLLLSVSDKACRLIGMLFPGDMVVFKPQISSQQQQQLQQQQQQQQHQQMQSQLQHQQLSQLQQQQQQQQLPQLQQQIPQLQQQQQIPQLQQQSMPQLQQQQQLPQLQQQQQLPQMQQQQQLPQLQQQQQMVGSGMGQGYVQGPGRTQLVSQGQVSSQGAPNIPGGGFMS, encoded by the exons ATGTCGGAGAAGCAGTTGATCGTGGCCGTCGAAGGTACGGCCGCCATGGGACCGTACTGGCAATCCATCGTCTCTGATTACCTCGAAAAGATCATTAG GTGTTTCTGCGTTAATGAGTTGGCTGGGCAG ACCTCTGCCTCTAATGTTGAACTGTCACTCGTCACCTTTAATACTCATGGATCCTATTGTG CTTGTTTGGTACAGCGATCTGGGTGGACAAAAgatgttgatatttttttacattggCTGTCAACCATACCGTTTGCTGGTGGTGGTTTCAATGATGCTGCTATTGCAGAAGGGCTCTCTGAGGCTCTAATG ATGTTTTCTGTGGCTCCAAATGGAAgccaaaatcaacaaaatgtAGATGGGCAAAGACATTGCATTCTTGTTGCTGCAAGTAATCCTCATCCCTTGCCAACACCAGTTTATCGACCACAAATGCAGAATTTGGACcagaatgaaaataatgaagcaCAAGCAGAAAGTCGCCTTTCTGATGCGGAGACAGTGGCTAAATCATTTGTTCAG TGCTCGGTTTCTTTATCTGTCATATGTCCAAAACAGCTTCCAAAACTAACTGCAATCTACAATGCG GCAAAGCGCAACCCCCGTGCAGCAGATCCACCAGTTGACAACAGTAAAAACCCTCATTTCCTTGTTCTGATCTCAGAGAATTTTATGGAGGCTCGTGCTGCCCTTAGTCGTCCTGGAGTTGCTAATTTGGCGCCGAACCAGAATCCTGTGAAAATGGATATAGCTCCTGTTACATCAGTTACAGGGCCAGCTCCAACTTCTATTCCATCAG TGAATGGAATAAACAGGCCACCAATTTCTGTTGGAAATGTTCCAACTGCTACTGTAAAAGTT GAACCAAGCACTGTAACTTCCATGGTAAATGGACCTACTTTTCCACATATTCCATCTGTTTCCCGTCCTGCTTCTCAAGGAGTCCCAAGCTTGCAGACTTCTTCTCCGTCTTCTACTTCTCAAGAGATGATCACAAGTGGTGATAGTGTGCCAGAAGTAAAACCTTTAGTTAGCGGCATGTCACAGCCCTTGCGTCCTATGGCTCCTGCTGCAGCAAATGTGAACATACTGAACAACCTTTCTCAAGCGAGGCAAGTAATGAACAATGCTGCCCTGACTGGAGGAACTTCTATTGGACTTCAATCAATGGGTCAAACTCCTATGGCCATGCATATGTCAAATATGATATCCAGTGGAATGGCATCATCAGTGCCTACTTCTCAACCTGTATTTTCATCTGCACAGTCGGGTATCACTTCCATTGGTGGGTCAGGGACTCTTACAGGAACTTCACAGGTCCCACAAAACTCAGGTCTTAATTCATTCACTTCTGCACCTTCTAATTTGTCTGGAAATTCAAACCCTAGTATTTCGCAACCAATGGGTACTCTCCAAGGGGGTGCTAGTATGGGCCAGTCGGTAGGTATGAGCCAAGGCAATCATTCAGGAGGACAAATGGTACAAAATGGAATTAGCATGAATCAGAACATGATGAGTGGTCTTGGTCCATCAGGTGTCTCTTCTGGAACAGGTACAATGATTCCTACCCCAGGAATGTCGCAACAAGCACAATCTGGAATGCAGCCACTTAGTGTGAATAACAATACAGCAGTGAATATGCAATTGTCGCAACAGACGTCAAGTGCTTTGCATTCATCACAATCCAAATATGTTAAAGTATGGGAG GGAAGTTTATCTGGACAGAGACAAGGGCAGCCAGTCTTTATCACCAAACTGGAA GGTTACCGGAGTGCATCAGCTTCTGAGAC GCTGGCAGCTAACTGGCCGCCAACAATGCAAATTGTCCGCCTTATATCTCAGGATCACATGAATAACAA GCAATATGTTGGAAAGGCAGATTTTTTAGTCTTTCGGGCAATGAATCAGCATGGATTTCTTGGACAGCTCCAAGAAAAGAAGCTT TGTGCAGTTATCCAATTACCATCACAGACACTGCTGCTCTCTGTTTCTGACAAAGCTTGCCGGTTGATAGGAATGCTCTTCCCTGGG GATATGGTTGTGTTCAAACCGCAAATATCGAGCCAGCAGCAACAACAGttgcaacagcagcagcaacaacagcaacaCCAGCAGATGCAATCACAGCTGCAACACCAACAGCTTTCACAGttacagcagcagcagcagcagcaacagctACCACAACTGCAACAGCAGATTCCACAGCTCCAACAACAGCAGCAAATTCCGCAGTTGCAACAGCAATCAATGCCTCAattgcaacaacaacaacagctCCCACAGCttcaacagcagcagcagctgccACAGATgcagcaacagcagcagctACCCCAGCTTCAACAGCAGCAACAGATGGTTGGTTCAGGAATGGGTCAAGGTTATGTTCAAGGTCCAGGCCGCACACAATTAGTTTCTCAAGGTCAAGTTTCATCACAAGGGGCTCCTAACATACCTGGAGGAGGTTTTATGAGTTAA
- the LOC102624904 gene encoding mediator of RNA polymerase II transcription subunit 25 isoform X1: MSEKQLIVAVEGTAAMGPYWQSIVSDYLEKIIRCFCVNELAGQKTSASNVELSLVTFNTHGSYCACLVQRSGWTKDVDIFLHWLSTIPFAGGGFNDAAIAEGLSEALMMFSVAPNGSQNQQNVDGQRHCILVAASNPHPLPTPVYRPQMQNLDQNENNEAQAESRLSDAETVAKSFVQCSVSLSVICPKQLPKLTAIYNAAKRNPRAADPPVDNSKNPHFLVLISENFMEARAALSRPGVANLAPNQNPVKMDIAPVTSVTGPAPTSIPSVNGINRPPISVGNVPTATVKVEPSTVTSMVNGPTFPHIPSVSRPASQGVPSLQTSSPSSTSQEMITSGDSVPEVKPLVSGMSQPLRPMAPAAANVNILNNLSQARQVMNNAALTGGTSIGLQSMGQTPMAMHMSNMISSGMASSVPTSQPVFSSAQSGITSIGGSGTLTGTSQVPQNSGLNSFTSAPSNLSGNSNPSISQPMGTLQGGASMGQSVGMSQGNHSGGQMVQNGISMNQNMMSGLGPSGVSSGTGTMIPTPGMSQQAQSGMQPLSVNNNTAVNMQLSQQTSSALHSSQSKYVKVWEGSLSGQRQGQPVFITKLEGYRSASASETLAANWPPTMQIVRLISQDHMNNKQYVGKADFLVFRAMNQHGFLGQLQEKKLCAVIQLPSQTLLLSVSDKACRLIGMLFPGDMVVFKPQISSQQQQQLQQQQQQQQHQQMQSQLQHQQLSQLQQQQQQQQLPQLQQQIPQLQQQQQIPQLQQQSMPQLQQQQQLPQLQQQQQLPQMQQQQQLPQLQQQQQMVGSGMGQGYVQGPGRTQLVSQGQVSSQGAPNIPGGGFMS; this comes from the exons ATGTCGGAGAAGCAGTTGATCGTGGCCGTCGAAGGTACGGCCGCCATGGGACCGTACTGGCAATCCATCGTCTCTGATTACCTCGAAAAGATCATTAG GTGTTTCTGCGTTAATGAGTTGGCTGGGCAG AAGACCTCTGCCTCTAATGTTGAACTGTCACTCGTCACCTTTAATACTCATGGATCCTATTGTG CTTGTTTGGTACAGCGATCTGGGTGGACAAAAgatgttgatatttttttacattggCTGTCAACCATACCGTTTGCTGGTGGTGGTTTCAATGATGCTGCTATTGCAGAAGGGCTCTCTGAGGCTCTAATG ATGTTTTCTGTGGCTCCAAATGGAAgccaaaatcaacaaaatgtAGATGGGCAAAGACATTGCATTCTTGTTGCTGCAAGTAATCCTCATCCCTTGCCAACACCAGTTTATCGACCACAAATGCAGAATTTGGACcagaatgaaaataatgaagcaCAAGCAGAAAGTCGCCTTTCTGATGCGGAGACAGTGGCTAAATCATTTGTTCAG TGCTCGGTTTCTTTATCTGTCATATGTCCAAAACAGCTTCCAAAACTAACTGCAATCTACAATGCG GCAAAGCGCAACCCCCGTGCAGCAGATCCACCAGTTGACAACAGTAAAAACCCTCATTTCCTTGTTCTGATCTCAGAGAATTTTATGGAGGCTCGTGCTGCCCTTAGTCGTCCTGGAGTTGCTAATTTGGCGCCGAACCAGAATCCTGTGAAAATGGATATAGCTCCTGTTACATCAGTTACAGGGCCAGCTCCAACTTCTATTCCATCAG TGAATGGAATAAACAGGCCACCAATTTCTGTTGGAAATGTTCCAACTGCTACTGTAAAAGTT GAACCAAGCACTGTAACTTCCATGGTAAATGGACCTACTTTTCCACATATTCCATCTGTTTCCCGTCCTGCTTCTCAAGGAGTCCCAAGCTTGCAGACTTCTTCTCCGTCTTCTACTTCTCAAGAGATGATCACAAGTGGTGATAGTGTGCCAGAAGTAAAACCTTTAGTTAGCGGCATGTCACAGCCCTTGCGTCCTATGGCTCCTGCTGCAGCAAATGTGAACATACTGAACAACCTTTCTCAAGCGAGGCAAGTAATGAACAATGCTGCCCTGACTGGAGGAACTTCTATTGGACTTCAATCAATGGGTCAAACTCCTATGGCCATGCATATGTCAAATATGATATCCAGTGGAATGGCATCATCAGTGCCTACTTCTCAACCTGTATTTTCATCTGCACAGTCGGGTATCACTTCCATTGGTGGGTCAGGGACTCTTACAGGAACTTCACAGGTCCCACAAAACTCAGGTCTTAATTCATTCACTTCTGCACCTTCTAATTTGTCTGGAAATTCAAACCCTAGTATTTCGCAACCAATGGGTACTCTCCAAGGGGGTGCTAGTATGGGCCAGTCGGTAGGTATGAGCCAAGGCAATCATTCAGGAGGACAAATGGTACAAAATGGAATTAGCATGAATCAGAACATGATGAGTGGTCTTGGTCCATCAGGTGTCTCTTCTGGAACAGGTACAATGATTCCTACCCCAGGAATGTCGCAACAAGCACAATCTGGAATGCAGCCACTTAGTGTGAATAACAATACAGCAGTGAATATGCAATTGTCGCAACAGACGTCAAGTGCTTTGCATTCATCACAATCCAAATATGTTAAAGTATGGGAG GGAAGTTTATCTGGACAGAGACAAGGGCAGCCAGTCTTTATCACCAAACTGGAA GGTTACCGGAGTGCATCAGCTTCTGAGAC GCTGGCAGCTAACTGGCCGCCAACAATGCAAATTGTCCGCCTTATATCTCAGGATCACATGAATAACAA GCAATATGTTGGAAAGGCAGATTTTTTAGTCTTTCGGGCAATGAATCAGCATGGATTTCTTGGACAGCTCCAAGAAAAGAAGCTT TGTGCAGTTATCCAATTACCATCACAGACACTGCTGCTCTCTGTTTCTGACAAAGCTTGCCGGTTGATAGGAATGCTCTTCCCTGGG GATATGGTTGTGTTCAAACCGCAAATATCGAGCCAGCAGCAACAACAGttgcaacagcagcagcaacaacagcaacaCCAGCAGATGCAATCACAGCTGCAACACCAACAGCTTTCACAGttacagcagcagcagcagcagcaacagctACCACAACTGCAACAGCAGATTCCACAGCTCCAACAACAGCAGCAAATTCCGCAGTTGCAACAGCAATCAATGCCTCAattgcaacaacaacaacagctCCCACAGCttcaacagcagcagcagctgccACAGATgcagcaacagcagcagctACCCCAGCTTCAACAGCAGCAACAGATGGTTGGTTCAGGAATGGGTCAAGGTTATGTTCAAGGTCCAGGCCGCACACAATTAGTTTCTCAAGGTCAAGTTTCATCACAAGGGGCTCCTAACATACCTGGAGGAGGTTTTATGAGTTAA
- the LOC102624623 gene encoding uncharacterized protein LOC102624623 isoform X1, producing MMLHFREPAKLKTKGVIFEDVYAARDSATLENLKELSSKRKVIEDSINQNCYITEAIAREMSGGLTCPFQQDLRKLEQYLPLLENLVYHVDLLGGNHQIAWWTSELKIRWSSALGASSFFNLMGPKFYQIDNLHFELGMVLFLYGAILRERALEIVPSDLVQSATLFREAAGVFLYLSQEVFPSLQPTLPAERPPEATSYMSTVMSLICLAEAQAVSIKKAEEKGTTAGLLAKLHYGVAEMLGEAIDVLYSANGQCKDISSRFMEFIWSCKALHELRSQKYLAESLKDAGQVGIAIGILHDALINVKKKMPGEESHKSIFRKEVDVAADMLTKCERENEFVWQQKIASGDELPLPQGNKIMNAKPYRPKRWERELAFKI from the exons ATGATGCTGCATTTTCGAGAACCTGCAAAGCTTAAAACCAAAGGG GTTATTTTTGAGGATGTATATGCTGCTCGTGATTCTGCTACACTTGAGAATTTGAAAGAGCTAAGCTCCAAGCGTAAAGTGATCGAGGATTCTATTAACCAGAACTGCTACATTACTGAGGCCATTGCTAGAGAGATGTCTGGAGGATTAACCTGCCCGTTTCAACAG GATCTTCGCAAGCTTGAACAGTATCTGCCACTACTAGAAAACTTGGTTTATCATGTTGATTTGCTTGGCGGCAATCACCAGATAGCTTGGTGGACTTCAGAACTCAAGATAAGGTGGAGCAGTGCCCTTGGTGCATCATCTTTCTTTAATCTTATGGGTCcgaaattttatcaaattgataatttacattttgagCTTGGTATGGTGCTTTTCCTCTATGGTGCAATTCTTCGGGAGAGAGCTCTAGAGATTGTCCCATCAG ATTTAGTGCAATCTGCCACTCTCTTCAGAGAAGCTGCTGGAGTTTTTCTTTATCTGTCTCAAGAAGTTTTCCCCTCTTTGCAGCCCACATTACCTGCAGAAAGACCTCCTGAAGCTACCTCGTATATGTCCACTGTAATGAGTCTGATTTGCCTGGCTGAGGCTCAG GCTGTTAGTATTAAGAAAGCTGAGGAAAAAGGAACTACTGCTGGCCTTTTGGCGAAGCTGCACTATGGTGTTGCAGAGATGCTTGGTGAAGCAATTGATGTTCTATATTCAGCAAACGGACAATGCAAAGATATTTCATCACGCTTTATG GAATTCATATGGTCTTGCAAAGCTCTTCATGAATTAAGAAGTCAGAAATATCTAGCAGAAAGTCTAAAGGATGCTGGTCAAGTTGGGATTGCTATTGGAATTTTACATGATGCACTGATCaatgtgaaaaagaaaatgccagGAGAGGAGTCtcataaatcaattttcaGAAAAGAAGTAGATGTTGCTGCCGATATGCTCACCAAGTGTGAACGTGAGAATGAATTTGTCTGGCAACAGAAGATTGCTAGTGGCGATGAGTTGCCATTACCACAAGGTAACAAAATCATGAATGCTAAGCCTTACCGTCCCAAAAGATGGGAAAGAGAACTTGCTTTCAAGATATAA